From a single Nicotiana tabacum cultivar K326 chromosome 8, ASM71507v2, whole genome shotgun sequence genomic region:
- the LOC142163336 gene encoding uncharacterized protein LOC142163336, which produces MRKLLLSSPPFDANGLGASSSSFSRLISASPFSSPAPSPSQFELLLTDPTSKPTVLIPAVLIADGASDFSTIIFVLGILLLSLFSFAFIFHLRIRSRQLPHLQNFNSLWAVRLLLVLFASLWGVNEVLRLPFIRRRYLYPFLPSLSLHQQADLCKVHVVLSLGIFEPGFLITLLFLVNESIKTQNPFRTWGVAVVCLACSPILLLQSFFVFFSPFETQLPTFMHASSYLSTDLLGNKSVLCTYPLFSCIVFGAFSIAYSLAFLLSCWRVVAFVINKKIRVRLNMLATSFMILLPVQILCLGLSPLWPPEDPTHGYAVLAMDLAVAWSARPNDDRKRVYDQNL; this is translated from the exons ATGAGAAAGCTCCTCCTCTCGTCTCCTCCGTTTGATGCCAATGGCTTGGGGGCATCCTCCTCCTCTTTCTCACGCTTAATTTCAGCTTCGCCCTTTTCATCCCCTGCTCCTTCTCCTTCCCAATTCGAATTATTATTAACAGATCCAACTTCAAAACCCACTGTCCTCATTCCCGCTGTTCTAATCGCAGACGGCGCTTCTGATTTTTCCACCATTATTTTTGTTCTCGGTATTCTTCTCCTTTCTCTGTTTTCATTCGCTTTTATCTTCCACCTTCGGATTCGATCACGTCAGTTACCTCATCTTCAGAATTTCAATTCTCTTTGGGCCGTGAGATTGCTCCTCGTCCTTTTCGCTTCTCTTTGGGGTGTAAACGAAGTGCTTCGTTTACCCTTTATTCGACGGAGATATCTTTACCCTTTTTTACCATCTTTGTCCCTTCATCAACAGGCTGATCTTTGTAAGGTTCACGTGGTTCTCTCTTTGGGAATCTTCGAGCCTGGTTTTCTTATTACCCTTCTTTTTTTGGTCAACGAATCGATCAAGACACAAAATCCTTTTCGAACGTggggtgttgctgttgtttgcTTAGCCTGTTCTCCGATTCTTCTGCTACAATCGTTCTTCGTGTTCTTCTCGCCCTTCGAAACGCAATTGCCCACATTTATGCATGCAAGTTCTTACCTTTCAACTGATCTTTTAGGGAACAAGTCGGTGCTTTGTACCTACCCTTTGTTCAGTTGCATTGTGTTTGGAGCATTCAGCATTGCTTATTCGTTAGCATTTTTGTTGTCATGTTGGAGAGTTGTGGCGTTTGTGATCAACAAGAAAATTCGGGTTCGGTTGAACATGCTTGCCACATCGTTCATGATATTGTTGCCAGTGCAGATACTTTGCTTAGGATTGTCGCCGCTGTGGCCGCCGGAGGATCCTACACATGGATATGCTGTCCTGGCAATGGACCTTGCGGTTGCGTG GTCAGCACGTCCTAACGATGACCGGAAGAGGGTGTATGATCAAAATTTATAG